In Sphingomonas sp. KC8, the sequence TGGATCTTGGCGCCACGATCCCCGGCCTGACCAAAGCCAGCGTCCGCCTTGCCATCGGCGATCGGCCGGCGGATTCGCCATGGCTTGCCGTCACCAGCAAGGGCGAACCGATCGTCCGCACCGCACAGACTCGCATCTATATCGAAGCCGAAGTATTGCCTGCGGGATCCCTGCTCGGCATCGCCAATGTCCGCCTGCCGGTGTTCATCGAACTGGCCGAGGCGGAAGCCAAATTATCCGCGATCGACTGCGTCAACCGGCGTGCCGGCGGGGCAACATTGCTCGTTCGCCCGTCCATCGGCCATGCTGCCATCGCCGACCTGTTTCCCGCCGATATTTCGAACCACAAGCAGCCGATCGTCGAAGGGCCGGCACGCATCGTTTCGGCTCCTCTTGTCACCGTTTCCGGACAGGCACGCGTCAACCTTACCGCCCAGCACTGGCAAAGCGTTGCCTTCACCGCGCCGGAAATCGCCGCGCGCAAGGTGAAAACCGTATCGTCGGAAAGCCTGGTTCAAGGCGTCGTGGGGTCGCTGGTCAAGGATCTCGATCTGAACGTGAACGTGGCGGGGATTGGCCTCGGCACCGGCCCGGTGGGCCAGTTGGTCGGCAACACACTCGCCCCGGCGGCACCGCTGCTGGATGGCCTGCTGAACTCGTTGACAGGCCTGCTCGGCATCCATCTGGGCCAGGCGGATGTACGGGTGAACGGGGTCCGCTGCGGCGTCCCCGCCATCGTCGCCTGACACGGCAGGGCAAGCCGATCGGCGTCAGTATCCCATCAGCTTGAGCACTTCGGCGCGGGACCGTTCGTCATCGCGGAACACGCCCATCATCCGGCTGGTCGTCATCGCGACACCGGGCGTGCGCACGCCGCGCGCCGACATGCAGGCATGGCTCGCCTCGATCACCACGGCAACGCCGTGCGGGTGCAGATTTTCCCAGATGCAGTCCGCCACCTCGGCCGTCAGCCGTTCCTGGACCTGCAGGCGCTGGGCAAAGCCCTGCAACACACGGGCGAGCTTGGAAATGCCGACCACCCGATCCTTGGGCAGATAGGCGATATGCGCCCGGCCGATGATCGGCGCCATATGGTGTTCGCAGTGCGA encodes:
- the folE gene encoding GTP cyclohydrolase I FolE, encoding MGDLVKHPAKIAVPEHVEEAIRTLLRWAGDDPTREGLVDTPKRVARAWKEYCKGYGDDPAHHLSRTFEEVGGYDEIVLLKDIPFQSHCEHHMAPIIGRAHIAYLPKDRVVGISKLARVLQGFAQRLQVQERLTAEVADCIWENLHPHGVAVVIEASHACMSARGVRTPGVAMTTSRMMGVFRDDERSRAEVLKLMGY